A single genomic interval of Oceanithermus profundus DSM 14977 harbors:
- a CDS encoding branched-chain amino acid transaminase, with protein sequence MGKGGDTRIHAGKIWLNGELVPQEEAKVSVLAHALHYGTSVFEGIRAYATDEGPAIFRLEEHVERLFHSAKILRLEIPYTPEQIASAIVETVRTNGWKSCYIRPLAWFGATSLGVNPLPNNPADVMIATWEWGAYLGEEAVRKGAKLVTSSWRRFPGDVMPGKAKAGGNYVNSALAKMDALAAGADEALLLDKEGYVAEGSGENLFFVKNGVIHAIEHSVNLPGITRDSVIEIAEDLGFTVKEAYRVTREILFTADEVFMTGTAAEVTPVSMIDHRPIGTGSAGEITMQLRKVYLEAVTGQRSEYRKWLTFVK encoded by the coding sequence ATGGGAAAAGGCGGTGACACCCGCATCCACGCTGGCAAGATCTGGCTCAACGGCGAGCTGGTGCCGCAGGAAGAGGCCAAGGTGAGCGTGCTGGCCCACGCCCTGCACTACGGCACCAGCGTCTTCGAGGGCATCCGCGCCTACGCGACCGACGAGGGTCCGGCGATCTTCCGACTAGAAGAACACGTCGAGCGCCTCTTCCACTCCGCGAAGATCCTGCGCCTCGAGATCCCTTACACCCCGGAGCAGATCGCGAGCGCGATCGTCGAGACCGTGCGCACCAACGGCTGGAAGTCGTGCTACATCCGCCCGCTCGCCTGGTTCGGCGCCACCTCGCTGGGCGTCAACCCGCTGCCGAACAACCCCGCCGACGTGATGATCGCCACCTGGGAGTGGGGCGCCTACCTGGGCGAGGAGGCCGTCCGCAAGGGCGCAAAGCTGGTCACCAGCTCCTGGCGCCGCTTCCCCGGCGACGTGATGCCCGGCAAGGCCAAGGCCGGCGGCAACTACGTCAACAGCGCCCTGGCCAAGATGGACGCGCTGGCCGCCGGAGCCGACGAGGCGCTCTTGCTCGACAAGGAGGGCTACGTCGCCGAGGGCTCGGGCGAGAACCTCTTCTTCGTCAAGAACGGCGTGATCCACGCGATCGAGCACTCGGTCAACCTGCCCGGCATCACCCGCGACTCGGTCATCGAGATCGCCGAGGACCTGGGCTTCACCGTCAAGGAGGCCTACCGCGTGACCCGCGAGATCCTCTTCACCGCCGATGAGGTCTTCATGACCGGCACCGCAGCCGAGGTGACCCCGGTCTCGATGATCGACCACCGCCCCATCGGCACGGGCAGCGCCGGGGAGATCACCATGCAGCTGCGCAAGGTCTACCTCGAGGCGGTCACCGGCCAGCGGTCCGAGTACCGCAAGTGGCTGACGTTCGTGAAGTAG
- a CDS encoding macro domain-containing protein — translation MALIRIAKGDITTFEGDAVVNAANDRLILGSGVAGAIRKKGGPEIQEECDRHGPIRVGEAAVTGAGRLPVRYVIHAAVLGSEPASYDSVRRATQAALAKARELGLRTVAFPLLGTGVGGLDAQEVARIMTEEFKNAPDDLEVTLYGYTDADVEAIRRAL, via the coding sequence GTGGCGCTGATTCGTATAGCCAAGGGGGACATCACCACGTTCGAGGGCGACGCCGTCGTCAACGCCGCCAACGACCGGCTGATCCTCGGCTCCGGCGTGGCCGGGGCGATCCGCAAGAAGGGCGGGCCCGAGATCCAGGAAGAATGCGACCGCCACGGCCCCATCCGCGTGGGCGAGGCGGCGGTCACGGGGGCGGGGCGGCTGCCGGTGCGTTACGTCATCCACGCCGCGGTCCTGGGTTCGGAGCCGGCCAGCTACGACTCGGTTCGCCGCGCGACCCAGGCGGCCCTGGCGAAGGCGCGCGAGCTGGGGCTACGTACCGTGGCCTTCCCGCTGCTCGGCACCGGGGTGGGCGGCCTCGACGCCCAGGAGGTGGCCCGCATCATGACCGAGGAGTTCAAGAACGCCCCCGACGACCTCGAGGTCACCCTCTACGGCTACACCGACGCGGACGTGGAGGCCATCCGCCGCGCCCTATGA
- a CDS encoding ferritin: MISSTLSNALNEQIGHELSAHNHYLAIAVYFANRSLDGWADFFFRQAEEERGHAMKILHFLLDNDVAPRIPEAAEAKPAFTDAVEAVASAVKAERTVTTQFEAMMAIAHQENDYRAVPLLQWFLNEQIEEEATMGKLLDLVQSGINLFQAQDYLPTPHAGGEAGAEAGA, encoded by the coding sequence ATGATCAGCAGCACGCTTTCGAACGCCCTCAACGAACAGATCGGGCACGAACTCAGCGCCCACAACCACTACCTGGCCATCGCGGTCTACTTTGCGAACCGCTCGCTCGACGGCTGGGCGGACTTCTTCTTCCGTCAGGCCGAGGAGGAGCGGGGCCACGCGATGAAGATCCTGCACTTCCTGCTCGACAACGACGTGGCCCCGCGCATCCCCGAGGCGGCGGAGGCCAAGCCGGCCTTCACCGACGCGGTGGAGGCGGTGGCCAGTGCGGTCAAGGCCGAGCGCACGGTCACCACCCAGTTCGAGGCGATGATGGCCATCGCCCACCAAGAAAACGACTACCGGGCGGTGCCGCTGCTCCAGTGGTTTTTGAACGAGCAGATCGAGGAGGAGGCCACGATGGGCAAGCTGCTCGACCTGGTGCAGAGCGGCATCAACCTCTTCCAGGCGCAGGACTACCTGCCCACGCCGCACGCCGGCGGCGAGGCCGGGGCCGAAGCGGGGGCGTGA
- the recF gene encoding DNA replication/repair protein RecF (All proteins in this family for which functions are known are DNA-binding proteins that assist the filamentation of RecA onto DNA for the initiation of recombination or recombinational repair.), whose translation MILTRLRQQNFRNLTSLELVLPPGPLALVGPNASGKTNLLEAIFLALGGEVRGALADRVRFGAAEARLFAEVETQLGVVRFEQRFGRGGREIRLNEAPASLRELAEYAGAVWIRPEDIALVRGGPEERRRWLDQALMRFSPRYRALLSAYEKTLRQRNAALKTSPRGLGVWNERLAGYGEQVLHWRRRILERLAPLAAAAYRELDAAPLVLELRETAPPERLAEVLEANLQEELERGVTLAGPHRDDVRLLLGGLDAVKFASRGEARSVALALRLAEHRLLAEHHGEPPLLLVDDFAAELDARRQAALLAYASGLPQAVLSGTHAPEGWSRTLRIEAGVWNLEG comes from the coding sequence ATGATCCTCACCCGGCTGCGCCAGCAGAACTTCCGCAACCTGACGAGCCTGGAGCTGGTGCTGCCGCCGGGCCCGCTGGCGCTGGTGGGCCCCAACGCCAGCGGCAAGACCAACCTGCTCGAGGCCATCTTCCTGGCCCTGGGCGGCGAGGTGCGGGGGGCGCTGGCCGACCGGGTGCGCTTCGGCGCGGCCGAGGCGCGGCTGTTCGCCGAGGTGGAGACCCAGCTGGGGGTGGTGCGCTTCGAGCAGCGCTTCGGCCGCGGCGGGCGCGAGATCCGGCTCAACGAGGCCCCGGCGAGCCTGCGCGAGCTGGCCGAGTACGCCGGGGCGGTCTGGATCCGGCCCGAGGACATCGCCCTGGTGCGCGGCGGCCCCGAGGAGCGACGGCGCTGGCTCGACCAGGCGCTCATGCGCTTCTCGCCCCGCTACCGGGCGCTGCTCTCGGCCTACGAGAAGACGCTGCGCCAGCGCAACGCCGCCCTCAAGACGAGCCCGCGCGGCCTCGGGGTCTGGAACGAGCGGCTGGCCGGCTATGGCGAGCAGGTGCTGCACTGGCGGCGGCGCATCCTCGAGCGTCTGGCCCCGCTGGCGGCCGCGGCCTACCGCGAGCTCGACGCCGCACCGCTGGTGCTGGAGCTGCGCGAGACCGCCCCGCCCGAACGGCTGGCCGAGGTGCTGGAGGCCAACCTGCAGGAAGAGCTCGAGCGCGGCGTCACCCTGGCGGGGCCCCACCGCGACGACGTGCGCCTGTTGCTGGGCGGCCTCGACGCGGTCAAGTTCGCCAGCCGCGGCGAGGCCCGCAGCGTGGCGCTGGCGCTGCGCCTGGCCGAGCACCGGCTCCTGGCCGAACACCACGGCGAGCCGCCGCTCTTGCTCGTCGACGACTTCGCCGCCGAGCTCGACGCCCGCCGCCAGGCGGCGCTCCTGGCCTACGCGAGCGGGCTGCCGCAGGCGGTGCTCAGCGGCACCCACGCCCCGGAGGGGTGGTCCCGGACGCTGCGCATCGAGGCCGGGGTCTGGAACCTGGAAGGCTAG
- a CDS encoding HD-GYP domain-containing protein produces MATELTIDQVRERVAAEAATRKRPRILLVELGELAQQTRLRHLPLFPTPEEPLQVAALYLIRLFKSLPHERRAAFYRAAYPFFIAAQGQEELERLILKGELKKFFLSLQAFQFLAYFGEALLPEEAPGYWNDSVTRSITRSSLALLSAHYLLSPASFALRLQKLSNEAGNAFAMTLVRNEKTFTEYLYEHVPEALVAISALFPRDVAQFVLWENALFTGLFVRGLYPDLQVTYSAIPRPVGEGDVIVSPRARLRFPKSSWLRSFAVVRRNLLRFARSVAQKKQRDETLASEGVLIDSDAGALFQKLLPKWHRRRVTLLNRFRSGAAHEPYFELPLSCRVDSVRPQTTSIFETIEEQAHLRALRGAKSLRQELLDTSLQIAGGVMGQLSFTSLESLIRTTHAFYRRHDPDDTFHGHSHRVGMILTALATLYPDFILPSTLRVYALGLLHDLGKLLIPPEVLTKKGRLDEIEWMFIRLHPLVGALLFSPCVKEQGQVTCVQLAFMNLLHHENWASGGYPYGIALRSAGALPLEDRLAAEASSTRFLVRLLRIADSLEAMISKAFQPKPGERAYHVTIAQDADEESLVRYVVKDLRARAGDWYDPALVDRLSRERIAALVAAYRRLAATGGVLVPPGFADVPGGRALLGLLREIGIFARK; encoded by the coding sequence GTGGCTACGGAGTTAACGATCGATCAGGTACGCGAGCGTGTAGCGGCGGAAGCCGCAACGCGCAAGCGCCCGCGGATCCTGCTCGTCGAGCTCGGCGAGCTGGCGCAGCAGACCCGGCTGCGGCACCTGCCGCTCTTTCCCACCCCCGAGGAACCCCTGCAGGTCGCCGCGTTGTACCTGATCCGCCTGTTCAAGTCGCTGCCGCACGAGCGGCGGGCGGCCTTCTACCGGGCCGCTTACCCCTTTTTCATTGCCGCGCAAGGACAGGAGGAGCTCGAGCGGCTGATCCTGAAAGGCGAGCTCAAGAAGTTCTTCCTGTCGCTGCAGGCCTTCCAGTTCCTGGCCTACTTCGGGGAAGCCCTGCTGCCCGAAGAAGCCCCCGGATACTGGAACGACAGCGTTACCCGCTCCATCACGCGCAGCAGCCTGGCGCTGCTGTCTGCGCACTACCTGCTCTCGCCCGCGTCGTTCGCGTTGCGCCTGCAGAAACTCTCGAACGAAGCGGGCAACGCCTTTGCGATGACCCTGGTGCGCAATGAGAAGACCTTCACCGAATACCTGTACGAACACGTCCCCGAGGCTCTGGTCGCCATCAGCGCGCTGTTCCCGCGCGACGTGGCCCAGTTCGTGCTCTGGGAAAACGCCCTGTTCACCGGCCTGTTTGTGCGGGGGTTGTACCCGGACCTTCAGGTGACCTACAGCGCCATTCCCAGGCCGGTCGGTGAGGGGGACGTCATCGTCTCGCCCCGAGCACGCCTGAGGTTTCCCAAGTCTTCATGGCTGCGCAGCTTCGCCGTGGTCAGGCGGAACCTGCTTCGTTTCGCCCGCTCGGTGGCGCAGAAAAAGCAGCGGGACGAAACCCTGGCCAGCGAGGGGGTCTTGATCGACAGCGACGCCGGCGCCCTTTTCCAGAAGTTGCTTCCCAAGTGGCACCGTCGCAGGGTCACGCTGCTGAACCGTTTCCGGTCTGGCGCGGCGCACGAGCCGTACTTCGAACTCCCCTTGTCCTGCCGGGTGGACAGCGTCAGACCGCAGACGACCTCGATCTTCGAGACCATCGAAGAGCAAGCCCACCTGCGCGCGCTCCGGGGTGCGAAGAGCCTGCGGCAGGAGCTCCTGGACACCAGCCTCCAGATCGCCGGGGGCGTGATGGGGCAGCTTTCGTTTACCTCGCTGGAAAGCCTCATCCGCACGACGCACGCGTTCTACCGCAGGCACGACCCCGACGACACCTTCCACGGCCACAGCCATCGGGTGGGCATGATCCTTACGGCGCTCGCGACCCTGTACCCCGACTTCATCCTGCCCTCGACGCTCCGGGTCTACGCCTTAGGACTACTGCACGACCTCGGCAAGCTGCTCATTCCTCCGGAGGTGTTGACGAAGAAAGGGCGGCTCGACGAGATCGAGTGGATGTTCATCCGCCTGCACCCCCTCGTAGGAGCCCTGCTTTTTTCGCCGTGCGTAAAGGAGCAGGGGCAGGTCACCTGCGTGCAGCTGGCGTTCATGAACCTGCTCCACCACGAGAACTGGGCCAGCGGTGGGTACCCCTACGGGATCGCGCTGCGCAGCGCCGGGGCGCTGCCGCTGGAAGACCGGCTTGCGGCCGAGGCGTCTTCGACCCGGTTCTTGGTCAGGCTCCTGCGCATCGCCGACAGCCTCGAAGCGATGATCAGCAAGGCGTTCCAACCCAAACCCGGCGAACGTGCTTACCACGTCACCATCGCGCAGGACGCGGACGAAGAAAGCCTGGTGCGCTACGTCGTCAAGGACTTGCGGGCTCGAGCCGGGGACTGGTACGACCCGGCGCTGGTCGACCGACTTTCGCGCGAGCGGATCGCCGCCCTGGTGGCCGCCTACCGCAGGTTGGCCGCCACGGGCGGGGTGCTCGTCCCGCCCGGGTTCGCGGACGTCCCCGGGGGACGAGCGCTCTTGGGGTTGTTGCGGGAGATCGGGATCTTCGCCCGGAAGTAG
- a CDS encoding MFS transporter, whose product MSPMALLFLTLFNSMLGLSVLFPIVAPLARELGLSEFQVGTFSTAYALMQFLLAPYWGRLSEVKGRKPILLMGILGFSISFFAFAFVAQLGLAGALGTGLIYGLMLAARLFGGTFSSATLPTAQAYVADVTGKADRTAGMAVIGAAFGLGVIFGPAIGAALAGISLLVPVYFSATLALFNALFVWFMLPEPARHVHLHKPPSLSFLDPRVLPLLVVGLAVSLSSVAMETTVAFYFQDRLGLTPEGTARAVGIALVIYGLVAVFVQGFLIRKFKWPAMGMLKSGIPIAAVGFLIFVFASGFSWLTLALVLQGLGQGLAAPAVTAALSLSVGEGLQGAVAGLNSSAQALGRMLGPLAGTWLYQNVAHTAPYVFSAGLLLVAWIFVMWGRASRVRVDAGD is encoded by the coding sequence ATGAGCCCGATGGCGCTCCTCTTCCTCACCCTCTTCAACAGCATGCTCGGCCTCTCGGTGCTGTTTCCCATCGTGGCGCCGCTGGCGCGCGAGCTGGGGCTCAGCGAGTTTCAGGTCGGGACCTTCTCCACCGCCTACGCGTTGATGCAGTTCCTGCTCGCGCCCTACTGGGGGCGGCTCAGCGAGGTGAAGGGGCGCAAACCCATCCTGCTCATGGGCATCCTGGGGTTCTCGATTTCGTTCTTCGCCTTCGCCTTCGTGGCCCAGCTGGGGCTCGCGGGCGCGCTCGGCACCGGCCTGATCTACGGTCTGATGCTCGCGGCGCGTCTGTTCGGCGGCACCTTCTCCTCGGCCACGTTGCCCACCGCCCAGGCCTACGTGGCCGACGTGACCGGCAAGGCCGACCGCACCGCGGGCATGGCCGTGATCGGCGCGGCCTTCGGCCTGGGGGTGATCTTCGGGCCGGCCATCGGCGCGGCGCTGGCGGGGATCAGCCTGCTCGTGCCCGTCTACTTCTCGGCCACGCTGGCGCTCTTCAACGCCCTCTTCGTCTGGTTCATGCTGCCCGAACCCGCGCGGCACGTTCACCTGCACAAGCCCCCCTCGCTCAGCTTCCTCGACCCGCGGGTGCTGCCGCTGCTGGTCGTGGGCCTGGCCGTTAGCCTGAGCTCGGTGGCCATGGAGACCACGGTGGCCTTCTACTTCCAAGACCGCTTGGGGCTGACCCCCGAGGGCACGGCGCGGGCCGTGGGCATCGCGCTGGTGATCTACGGGCTGGTGGCCGTCTTCGTGCAGGGCTTCTTGATCCGCAAGTTCAAGTGGCCGGCGATGGGGATGCTGAAAAGCGGCATCCCCATCGCCGCCGTGGGTTTCCTGATCTTCGTCTTCGCTTCCGGCTTTTCCTGGCTCACGCTGGCGCTGGTGCTACAGGGGTTGGGGCAGGGGCTCGCGGCCCCGGCGGTGACGGCGGCCCTCAGCCTTTCGGTGGGCGAAGGGCTCCAGGGGGCGGTGGCGGGGCTCAACTCGAGCGCCCAGGCGCTGGGCCGGATGCTGGGGCCGCTCGCCGGCACCTGGCTCTACCAGAACGTCGCCCACACCGCTCCGTACGTCTTCAGCGCGGGGCTCTTGCTGGTGGCCTGGATCTTCGTGATGTGGGGCCGGGCTTCGCGGGTGCGGGTGGACGCGGGCGACTAA
- a CDS encoding DciA family protein, with product MGENRAGELLGQLLKRYKLEAGLRRGRVLALWPEIAGEMLARLTEPLKLERGELLVRAESAALAHQLTYQREEFVRRYAARLGEGTVTNVRFVTGRPKAPEAAAAPAPAPEPVALPLELARKLEAWTRAVPEELQGAVERAGRAVLAAQLEREGDVCAVCGRVGEATPCRFCAALLEDPLVRRAARRIEREPEAEPLEGDLLAAARWLAAERLRGQIEELAPQVTREPRLRALFHDRVQRFARVPIAGATPEARLERLSPAARSLAKPR from the coding sequence GTGGGCGAAAACCGCGCCGGAGAACTGCTGGGCCAGCTGCTGAAGCGCTACAAGCTCGAGGCCGGGCTGCGCCGCGGCCGGGTGCTGGCGCTCTGGCCCGAGATCGCCGGCGAGATGCTGGCGCGGCTGACCGAGCCGCTCAAGCTTGAGCGCGGCGAGCTCCTGGTGCGTGCCGAGAGCGCGGCCTTGGCGCACCAGCTCACCTACCAGCGCGAGGAGTTCGTCCGCCGCTACGCGGCCCGCCTTGGCGAGGGCACGGTGACGAACGTGCGCTTCGTGACCGGGCGGCCGAAGGCCCCCGAGGCCGCCGCCGCGCCGGCGCCGGCGCCGGAACCGGTGGCCCTGCCGCTCGAGCTGGCCCGCAAGCTGGAAGCCTGGACCCGCGCCGTCCCCGAGGAGCTGCAGGGTGCGGTGGAGCGCGCCGGCCGCGCGGTGCTGGCCGCGCAGCTGGAGCGGGAAGGCGACGTCTGCGCCGTCTGCGGCCGGGTCGGCGAGGCCACGCCCTGCCGCTTCTGCGCGGCGCTGCTGGAGGATCCGCTGGTGCGGCGGGCGGCCCGCCGGATCGAGCGCGAACCCGAGGCCGAGCCGCTCGAGGGCGACCTGCTCGCCGCCGCCCGCTGGCTGGCCGCCGAGCGCCTGCGCGGGCAGATCGAGGAACTCGCCCCCCAGGTGACCCGGGAGCCGCGGCTGCGGGCGCTCTTCCACGACCGCGTCCAGCGCTTCGCGCGGGTCCCGATCGCCGGCGCGACCCCCGAAGCGCGCCTCGAGCGCCTCTCCCCCGCCGCCCGTTCCCTGGCAAAGCCGCGTTAG
- the msrA gene encoding peptide-methionine (S)-S-oxide reductase MsrA — MSASATLGGGCFWCLEAAFRPLKGVVDVVPGYAGGHVENPSYEQVSTGTTGHAEVVRVEYDPDAITYEQLLDVFFAVHDPTTKDRQGADVGPQYRSIVLYEDEAQKEVALRKIRALSGLFKPRIVTEVKPLERFWPAEPEHHRYYDKYPQDPYCQAVIAPKVRKVVQSFRPLLK; from the coding sequence GTGAGCGCGTCCGCGACCCTGGGCGGAGGCTGCTTCTGGTGCCTGGAGGCGGCCTTCCGCCCGCTTAAGGGGGTGGTCGACGTGGTGCCGGGCTACGCCGGCGGCCACGTCGAAAACCCCAGCTACGAACAGGTTTCGACCGGCACCACCGGCCACGCCGAGGTGGTGCGCGTCGAGTACGATCCGGACGCGATAACTTACGAGCAGCTGCTCGACGTCTTCTTCGCCGTGCACGACCCTACGACCAAGGACCGCCAGGGGGCCGACGTGGGGCCGCAGTACCGCTCGATCGTCCTGTACGAAGACGAGGCGCAAAAGGAGGTGGCCCTGCGCAAGATCCGGGCGCTCTCCGGCCTCTTCAAGCCCCGCATCGTCACCGAGGTGAAACCGCTCGAGCGCTTCTGGCCCGCGGAACCGGAGCACCACCGCTACTACGACAAGTACCCGCAGGACCCGTACTGCCAGGCCGTCATCGCCCCGAAGGTGCGCAAGGTGGTGCAGAGCTTCCGGCCGCTGCTGAAATAA
- the dxs gene encoding 1-deoxy-D-xylulose-5-phosphate synthase, with product MLLSRIRGPEDLKALSEEELHELVEELRSEIIRVTAETGGHLASSLGAVELIVALHRVFDSPRDRILFDVGHQAYAHKLLTGRQDRFHTLRQEGGLSGFTKVSESEHDAITVGHASTSLANALGMAVARDLQGQDHKIVAVIGDGALTGGMALAALNKIGEMGKDMLIVLNDNEMSISPNVGALAGYFKTLQVQKWVQDAEKLGKGFLERISPRLFELADRAKEATKMILHQENPFYAWNLRYVGPVDGHDLKGLVYLLEKLKDLSGPTLLHIVTKKGKGYKVAEEDPTHWHGASPFNPEAPTKKKGSYTWSLAFGDAVTELAEREEKLVVLTPAMREGSGLVRYAQTWPDRYLDVGIAEDVAVTTAAGLALAGMKPVVAIYSTFLQRAVDQVIHDVAIEKLNVVFAIDRAGLVGADGPTHHGVFDLAFLRTVPGMQIAAPKDALELRAMLTAALEQNGPVALRWPRGAVEPAPEGAWPECAWGRWEVLKPGSEVYLLAFGKTLGYALEAAGADPRVGVVNARFLKPLDREVLAELAANHALVTVEDHQLAGGFGAAVLEALEELGLRPEVRRLGLPDRFTDQGKVESLHAKAGIDAAGIRRALAELGVNVNVSAPRAG from the coding sequence ATGCTGCTTAGCCGTATCCGCGGTCCCGAGGACCTGAAGGCGCTGTCCGAGGAAGAGCTCCACGAGCTCGTCGAGGAGCTGCGCAGCGAGATCATCCGCGTCACCGCCGAGACCGGCGGCCACCTGGCCAGCAGCCTGGGCGCGGTGGAGCTGATCGTGGCGCTGCACCGCGTCTTCGACTCGCCCCGCGACCGCATCCTCTTCGACGTGGGCCACCAGGCCTACGCCCACAAGCTGCTCACCGGCCGCCAGGACCGCTTCCACACCCTGCGCCAGGAAGGCGGCCTCTCGGGCTTCACCAAGGTGAGCGAGTCGGAGCACGACGCCATCACCGTGGGCCACGCCTCCACGAGCCTGGCCAACGCCCTGGGCATGGCCGTGGCGCGCGACCTCCAGGGGCAGGACCACAAGATCGTGGCCGTGATCGGCGACGGCGCCCTCACCGGCGGCATGGCCCTGGCCGCGCTCAACAAGATCGGCGAAATGGGCAAGGACATGCTCATCGTGCTTAACGACAACGAGATGTCCATCAGCCCCAACGTGGGCGCCCTCGCCGGCTACTTCAAGACCCTGCAGGTGCAGAAGTGGGTGCAGGACGCCGAGAAGCTGGGCAAGGGCTTCCTCGAGCGCATCTCGCCGCGGCTCTTCGAGCTGGCCGACCGCGCCAAGGAAGCCACCAAGATGATCCTGCACCAGGAGAACCCCTTCTACGCCTGGAACCTGCGCTACGTCGGCCCGGTGGACGGTCACGACCTCAAGGGGCTCGTCTACCTGCTGGAAAAGCTAAAGGACCTTTCCGGCCCCACCCTGCTGCACATCGTCACCAAGAAGGGCAAGGGCTACAAGGTGGCCGAGGAGGACCCCACCCACTGGCACGGGGCCAGCCCCTTCAACCCCGAGGCCCCCACCAAGAAGAAGGGCAGCTACACCTGGTCGCTCGCCTTCGGCGACGCCGTCACCGAGCTGGCGGAGCGCGAGGAGAAGCTGGTCGTGCTCACCCCGGCGATGCGCGAGGGCTCGGGGCTGGTGCGCTACGCCCAGACCTGGCCCGACCGCTACCTCGACGTGGGCATCGCCGAGGACGTGGCGGTGACCACCGCCGCCGGCCTGGCGCTGGCGGGGATGAAGCCGGTGGTGGCCATCTACTCGACCTTCCTGCAACGGGCCGTGGATCAGGTGATCCACGACGTGGCCATCGAGAAGCTGAACGTCGTCTTCGCCATCGACCGCGCCGGGCTGGTGGGCGCCGACGGTCCCACCCACCACGGCGTCTTCGACCTCGCCTTCCTGCGCACGGTGCCGGGAATGCAGATCGCCGCCCCCAAGGACGCGCTCGAGCTGCGGGCCATGCTCACCGCCGCGCTCGAACAAAACGGCCCGGTGGCGCTGCGCTGGCCCCGCGGGGCGGTTGAGCCCGCCCCCGAGGGGGCCTGGCCCGAGTGCGCCTGGGGCCGCTGGGAGGTGCTCAAGCCCGGGAGCGAGGTCTACCTGCTCGCTTTCGGCAAAACGCTGGGCTACGCCCTGGAGGCGGCCGGTGCCGACCCCCGGGTGGGCGTGGTGAACGCCCGCTTCCTCAAGCCCCTGGACCGCGAGGTGCTGGCGGAGCTGGCCGCGAACCACGCGCTCGTGACCGTCGAGGACCACCAGCTCGCCGGCGGTTTCGGCGCCGCGGTGCTCGAGGCCCTGGAGGAGCTGGGCCTCCGCCCCGAGGTGCGCCGCCTCGGCCTGCCTGACCGCTTCACCGATCAGGGCAAGGTCGAAAGCCTGCACGCCAAAGCCGGCATCGACGCCGCGGGGATCCGGCGGGCGCTGGCGGAGCTGGGCGTGAACGTGAACGTCTCCGCGCCGCGAGCGGGCTAG